In the genome of Dioscorea cayenensis subsp. rotundata cultivar TDr96_F1 chromosome 1, TDr96_F1_v2_PseudoChromosome.rev07_lg8_w22 25.fasta, whole genome shotgun sequence, one region contains:
- the LOC120264535 gene encoding elicitor-responsive protein 3-like codes for MAHSIIEILLKEKTNQIYEEMVVGTLEVLLVGAKGLEDTDFFSNMDAYAILICRTQEQRSSIASGQGSNPEWNETFMFTLSDHVSELTIKLMDSDTFSSDDFVGKAKIPLEPLFIERILRPTVYNVVKDQEYRGEIKVGLTFTPTCEEYSDESYGGRKESE; via the exons ATGGCTCACTCCATAATAGAAATATTAT TGAAAGAAAAAACGAATCAGATATACGAAGAGATGGTTGTAGGAACTCTGGAAGTGCTCCTTGTTGGAGCCAAGGGCCTTGAAGACACTGATTTTTTCA GCAATATGGATGCATATGCTATTCTGATATGCCGTACACAAGAACAAAGAAGCAGCATCGCATCAG GTCAAGGAAGCAATCCTGAATGGAATGAGACCTTTATGTTCACTCTCTCTGACCATGTTTCGGAGCTCACGATCAAGCTTATGGATAGCGATACTTTTTCATCTGATGATTTTGTCGGCAAAGCTAA AATTCCATTAGAACCATTGTTTATAGAGCGAATTCTACGACCAACAGTCTATAACGTGGTTAAGGATCAAGAATATCGCGGAGAAATTAAAGTTGGTCTCACATTCACCCCTACCTGTGAG GAATACAGTGATGAGAGTTACGGTGGTCGGAAAGAGTCTGAATGA